The stretch of DNA CATCTTGCAaactgaaatttaaaaaaagaaaatacattAGATTCttctatttcaaaaaaaaaaattgacagatataaaatatatcagtacTGGTAGAGGCAGGTTTCACcggataaaaattcataacatgtcACCACTCTCCAAGCTGAGATAGCGTATGTTGTTTTCATCTAGTCTACATCAATTACAGATTACCCCAATTGCATGAAGACAATTGCACTTACTAAACCAGAGATCCTAATATCTGTTGAAGCCAACGCAAGAAAGAGATTGGAAAAGAATAATGCAGCTCACGAAAAAACATATTACAGAAATCAGAAGGAAACTTGTCAAAAGACAGAAGTACTGAAGCTCATTCAATCAACACCGATAAATGAACTACTCAAGCAACAACTGGAaagcataaaaaaaattcattagcAGTAATGCGAAgaaacaaaacaacaataaaCTAAGTGCAGTAAAAGCCAATTGAATTACTAAAAAACTAAGAAATCAATTTCCCACAacaaaaaaacattatttgaagaTACATTTCAAGTAAACTGCgccaaaaaattattattttctcaATCTGTCTATGATGGTAGTATAAGATGCAGCATCATAAATTTTCCACCCAAATGACAGCTGTATTGTTTTATTCTACACCAACATGAATCAAATTAGGCACTTCGAAaccttaataatttttttttccagcaTAGTTATTACAATGGAACCTACACCTTCAAGATGGTTAGTTGCATTTACATTTGCGTGAGGACAGATATAGACCAAAAAAACAGGAAAAGACAAAACCAGATCACCTTAAACTCCAATAAAATCTGAAGCAACCCAACTTCTTGTTTCCAGAAGCAAAATCTACTTAAAAGTAAGAACATATAGAATTTGTGCCACTTGGAAATGATACAAGAATCTTGAAAAAAAGACAACACTTACAGTCCAGAATCATACTCCCGTATATGATTTTCGGGCTTCAAATTTCTTGATAAAACCAACAACCAACCAAATAAAacaaatgaaaagaaagtatttTAACCAAAACATATATCAGCAATAAACAGAATAAACACAAAAGCTTAAGATTACAACACATAAGATATGAAAATCAGGaacaaaatttctttttttatcactaatataaaatatatcacaaTGACAACAATTCATCTCAAGCAattatctcaacaataaaatatatccCAATGGCAACACattatctcaacaataaaatGTATCTTAATGGCAACAATTCATCTCAATCAATCAACAAATTTATCCCAAGAAGAAATTCACCATCTTCTCCAACTGTGGATCATCGCAATCGACTATCTCTTTCATGTACCTCATGACACAATATCCACATTCAACCGAACCACTTTGTTTCAGATTACCCTATAATGGAATTGAAAAGTTAATGCAACAATCACAATCTAATTAACAACCACTACCAATTCATGTATTCATAAATAAGTATGATACATACCGTCAATATTTTAAAACCTCGCCCTTTAGAAATACCCTTCGAGGCATTGTGCATCTTCACCCCACTACATTTTAAAAAGTAAGAAGTTATTATAAGTTAATgtattcaaaatcaacaaaagcTACTACCTACTTTGTCACAATAGTTTTCCATGTATCATCTCGGTTCCTGTTGGACGTAGAAtccaataaatatatcatattctTATCTTCGTTGACGATTGTCAAGATCCAATGGTACCTGAAAAAATGAAATTACAAGCATTGACTATCATGAAGTAGAAATCTATAAATAACTAAATTCTTACTCAGTGTTGTATGGGATGAGGCAGATGCTATCTCTACACACTGCTTCCAACTGGTCAGCAATATGTTGTGATAAGTCACGGCCGTCTGTGCCAATCGGGCATGTAGGTATATTACCGGGATCCACAAACGAAAAATAATCAGCCTTGTCTTTTTTATTCAAATCTTTGTAGAGGTGACTGCATGATATAGATGCACAAATATAtcgtttagaaaatttttaaaatatgaacaaGTACcacaaaaatattatataaatgcaCAAATATTGTAAGTTAGACATATAACCCATGTAAACTAAAATTTGTCTGGCACCTATCTCCCTCATCTCCATAAAGCGTAAGATATATTCTCTTAGCAACCGTATGCTTATAGGACGTCCAAACATAGCGTCCTCAAACTCAATGTATATGGTATCCGATTCATTCAGCAATCTAACAACATGAGAGTAGATATACTTGCACGACATGGGTAATGTTTTCTCAATTTCTTTGAAATTGTCGCGCTGACCAGGAACATTCGCAAGCGGAAATGATTGAGGTTTCCCCTTCCtctacaatttaaaatattactcatacaagtattttaaaataaaacattgtTCGAGCAACATATCTGACAGTTGCAAACACAAAGTCAAATGAAAACCTAAAGTACCTTTGTCGTTGGAAAAATAACCAACTCTTTAGGCCAACCAACAATGACTCCAACAACATCATTGATGATTGTTGGTCCAAACTTAATTGGGATCGGAAGCTATGCTTTTTCATCTAAGACAACATCAATAGATACCTTGAAGTTCTCTTCCCCAAGTGGAACATGGTGAATCATAACATTTGGACCTCCTTATGATATTATTGTGCCATAAGCCACCATGTTTTCGCGTTCTTTTACAGCCAGGTGACATTTTTTCCCCTTTCAAGAACAAAAAGACATGCTATATTTCTATATGGAGGtgaataaaatttaattgacaTCAAAATTCAGAGACATACAACCTTCGTATGTGAAGTGCTGCAATCATAAACTTCTTCCACATCATCTGACAATTTTGATTCTTTCACTCCTGAGAACTTGTTTGATGCTACAGTATCAGAAGATCGATCATTGATTAATGGAATCACAGCAGCAAGTTGAGACCTCAGCATCTCCAATTCAGCTTTCAAACTTTTAGTCTCCTCCGATTTTGCTTTTACATTTTCAATCACAGCTTTTGAGATTGTTTCTCTCTTCTTTCTTGGAGTTTTAAAGTATACTTGTGGTTTTACGAAACCTCCAACACCTCGAACCCTTCCATAGTGTTCTTGGCTTTCTAAGGCAGCGGTTAACACGTCATTCATTCCAGAAGATTTGAACTCTCCTTTGCCTTTCTTTCCAACAATTCATCCTACAATTTGAGACATGACAAATCAATTCACAAACTACAGTGTTATTTATCTAGGCAATATGGCGATTGAATAAAACTAAACTTTTACCATTTTTTCAGCTACTTCTGATGTCTCCGAACGTGATATGTTGACAGATTTGTCTTCTCGAGCTTTAGGTCAGAGCACAGATCTATCAACTTCCTCATCTTCAACAACCAATTTTTTGTTCCGCTACAATTTCAAAACTCATATGTTTAATAACATGAAGAACATGCtaaaaattacaaatatatTGCTTTGTTTCTTACCAGTTCAGCCTCCAAGCCGATGTAACCCTTGCGAGACATTCTGTGGTGATATTTACAATGCATGGtccgttgtttttgtttttcatgAGTAACCTGCATCACTATGTTGGCACAGTTAAttaatgaatttaataaattcgTTAGGAAACATATCAATTATTAAAGTACCTCCCATGATGGATCCAGTCTCGCATCCACAAATGCTTTCCAATCCGCTAGTGGGAGTTGATACTGACTTGGTGGAGAAATCAAATTTTCAGGATTATCTTTGTTCGGCCAAACAAATCTACTAGTCAATTTGTTATGACTATAGTTGTCAGCGTTAATTCCTTGCTTGAGTCTACattctttgattttttttttttacttttaattttgctcgggactagcaaaagttcaagtttgaggGGTTTGATAAGCGCAagaattgcacttaatttatatgttaATCCTTTTGATCTATGCtggtttcgaacagaattacaTGTGGTTTTTGTGTCGTGCAGGGGATAAACAACTAGTTGATGGTTTAGAGCATTATAGATATTTTTGAGCGTGAAACTGCGATAGACGAGAGCCGCAACGCCAAAATAAGCGCCACAACGCTCATTTGTGCGAAAGACGAGCTCATAGGCGCTGGACCAAGAAGCGCCATGGCGCATCATTGCCGAAGAagaagcgcctaggcgctgcccACACAGCGCGGCGGCGCCTCAAGGCCGAGAGACAAGCGCCGCGGCGCTAAGGAACAAGCGCTGCGGCGCTAACATTCACAATTGACGGGCGCTTAGGCGCCACTTATTCAGGGCCTAGGTGCCAATGGCTGTGAAACAAGACTAAATGGGCTTCAACTCGCGGCCCAGACGGGTACATAAGAAGAAATCGAGGGTTCAGAACGAGGAAGACGGTTTTTGGTATAAATACATAGAGGATAGCAGGAGAAAACACGAGACGACGATCCAGAGCGCGAAGATCGATTGAAAATacgaagaaggatggatctggggacagagacgacacttcggatttgttattaTGTTAttccatttttatatttttttcgtaTTTCGATGTCTAAAACTTTGAACATTCGTTGTTTTTATTTAGATTTCACTATGAACTAATTGTCTATTCTAGAGGATGATGTAGCTTTGTGGATACGATAATTTGGCtcagtttttatatgattgaatcccttctcgtttaattgtgtttctttGCGTTTATtctactgcaatttactggtcataaattgtgtgttgtctgattaattttataactcgggagagggactagaattatagatcattagagatacatcgttgaatgtttatatcattcagaaggcgtataactttaatGAGGCTTAGGTAAGAGCATTGTTTGCATTTACCAATGAAACTGAGATTTTAACTTGGAATAGTATAATCGAATTTTGATTGATACAGTTTATTCGTCACtcgggaaagggggaataaaataattaagtgttcttggccattaaataattggaattcaagaatataaattcaactgggAATAACTATCgtggaaacttagtgaaatcatttctctagatattttctctcccCTTGATATTGTTCCTCAATTTTGTGATTAgattaattttttgttttcaattaattcgtatAAGCAACCCAACcttttaattgattattctaaataaagttgagactattttCATTACAAGCACTGATATACGTTTTTATaaacactcctcgtgggatcgacacttttattcaaaaatatattttactataacttgacgtcgtgcgcttgctagcaatcaagaaaacacacaAACAATATTCATATGCATATTTGTaatcatgttcatgttcatgtttgttgaattcagatcgtgattgtgactcgtattcttaaacgtattgggtgatggatccatctacatgtaaccacagtattgggcgacggggacaccagcgacactctcacccgtcaacagGACATTGGCCAActtattaacatattcgtatttgtatcacgtattcgtattcgtatccgtatccaaggaaacacgatcgtcgggctcccactgggaccataaccctcacgacatctccaacatgtagtagtcacaatccttcacatccttcaacatgtcgtatttccaccacttaataaaaacatgcatataatatcattttattttgaaaccaagcatgcaacatatcttttaaatgtctaatTTAAAACTCAATAAtctatgaacatttaaaaatcatgatttaacatataaaatccataaacattcaAAATCATTGaacataatcatattagcatataaaatagcatttaggacactgccatgacgtttactaattttccgGTATAaaagaccattttacccctggacgtaaaaatttcccgtttattattttttcttaatttcattgactctaacatgtcccaaataattattgaagcttacatgaattttctcatatttttatttggcttaaatcgatgacttttaatttattctttaaatataacataataatgcgttttaatcccgaattaaaccaaaccttgaCATAAAATTGAAAGGGGAttggttacggtgaccggaagcgcaacggaagttaaaaatttaaatttttacatagtaaatttcggccaccatgatctttgtgtagcaaatacaataaaacacaaaaatgacattcatagtgtgtttagaattttacctatcaatctcaagagattgatgatggcaccaaccaagttgtaaacaacttggctcttgaaaaggatgacaatctacaagcttcctccttactccaaaattaggcccaccaccaactagctagaacccttcttattttgcactagaaaaataataagatttttcaaagagaatgagatgaattcctcaacaacttgaagaacaaaaggagagaaaaatttgGGAGAGAATGTGAGGTGAATTTCGGCCATAGTGATGCAAAAtgaggggaagggagacttgtcttggtagtgGAAAAAGTAGAAATCaatttttgcatgccatgcctagaaaactcaaaaagtagtctcccaacctttcacctcccatgcatgcatattatatggtttttaacaaattaaaaatcatggactaaatttaattatctcaaacatatttgagactaattaaacattacttgaatttacccaagtcccactagttaaataattaatttaaattgagct from Primulina eburnea isolate SZY01 chromosome 6, ASM2296580v1, whole genome shotgun sequence encodes:
- the LOC140833367 gene encoding uncharacterized protein; protein product: MIYLLDSTSNRNRDDTWKTIVTNGVKMHNASKGISKGRGFKILTGNLKQSGSVECGYCVMRYMKEIVDCDDPQLEKMFARCIKNQYYTQSQYDEFRSEWSEFVYSYVGS